The window AGAGCCCCGAGCACCGCTTACACCGAAGTCGGCACGACCGGCCGAACCGCCGATTGAAGCGCAGGCAACGACAGCGCCAGCAAATCCTGCGGAGTTGTCGTCTCTTCTGGAAGCCGGCCAACACCGATACGTGCCGCAAGTGCGCCGAGCCGCGGCCATGACGTCACCATCGCAAAGGGGACGGCCAAAGCCGGACCCGCGGCCAGCAGCAGGATGTAAGGCAACGCCGCCGGTTGTGTCGCGGCGACCGCGCCGATCGCGGCCCATCCGATCAGTGTCTGCGGCCACAAATTGCGGAACGCCAATGTCAGGGGCACGGCGTGATCGTCGCGAACCTGGCCGATCCAGCCGATCTCGCGGTTGAACAGCAGGCCGAGGAGAAAGATCGTGTGACTGATCCAGAGGATCGGGCACAGCAGCAGCGAGTACACCGTTTCGATGGCGAAGTTGACGAGAAAGCGGCCGGCCCCGCCGAAGGCATGGCGCGCATGTGGCCGAAGCAGAATGTCGACGGCGCTGGCGATTTTCGGCGCAAACCACATCGCCAGGATCCAGGCGAACAGCACGCTGCCGACATCGGCGCGAATGATGCTGGCCGGAGTGTCGCACAGCGCCAGCGCGATGGTCGCGAGTCCAAGCAGGCCGATCCAGGCTGGAGAGCCGATGAACATCAGAATGGCCAGCACCAGCTGATAGCGGCTCACCGGCCGAAGATTAGGAAGCGAGAGGAACGGCCAATACTGCATGTTGCCTTCGCACCAGCGCAGATCGCGGCGCATGAATTCGAGCAGGGTCGGCGGATTTTCCTCCCACCCCAAATCCTCCTGCGCGACCACGCGCACGTGGTAGCCGGCGGACCGCATCAGCGCGGCTTCGATCTGATCGTGGCTGAGGATATGCCGCTCCTCCTCGCCATCTGTGGACAACAGAGGCAGCCGGCAGTGCGTCATGAAGGGGTCGAGACGCAGAACCGCATTGTGCCCCCAGTAAGGGCCGCAATCGGATTGCCACCACGCACTGCCGACGGTGTAGGAGCGCATGCCGAGACGCATGCCGAACTGGAAGATGCGGGCGAACAGGCTTGTCGACGGCAGGCCGACGATCAGCCCCTGCAGGATGCCGAGCCTGGGGTCAGCCTGCATGATGCGCACCAGGCGCAGGATCGCGTTGGCCGTCATGAAGCTGTCGGCATCCAGCGTGACGGCGAATTCGTGATCGCGGCCCCAGCGCTCACAAAAATCAAAGACATTGCCGGCCTTGTAACCGGTATTGACGGTGCGGCGCCGGTAAGTGATTTCGATGCGATCACGCCACCGCTGCGCCAGGGCGGCGAAATGTTCTTCCTCCCTCGCTGCGACGTCGGCGGAATCGCTATCGCTGAGCACGTAGAGATGGAAGCGCCCGCCATACCCCGATGCGTCGAGGCCCGCGAGCATCGGCTCGAGATTCCTGAGGATTCGATCCGGCAGTTCGT is drawn from Bradyrhizobium prioriisuperbiae and contains these coding sequences:
- the mdoH gene encoding glucans biosynthesis glucosyltransferase MdoH yields the protein MKEKSFPLVLEQTAPQAIQNHVADKSVLARRVMFALLFVVTIAVSLWLAVLTLAPGGFGLLDCVALMLFAVTLPWMVAGFWNAVIGFVLLRSAMDPAVAVLPAEARIRGDEAVTASTAILLCIRNELPDRILRNLEPMLAGLDASGYGGRFHLYVLSDSDSADVAAREEEHFAALAQRWRDRIEITYRRRTVNTGYKAGNVFDFCERWGRDHEFAVTLDADSFMTANAILRLVRIMQADPRLGILQGLIVGLPSTSLFARIFQFGMRLGMRSYTVGSAWWQSDCGPYWGHNAVLRLDPFMTHCRLPLLSTDGEEERHILSHDQIEAALMRSAGYHVRVVAQEDLGWEENPPTLLEFMRRDLRWCEGNMQYWPFLSLPNLRPVSRYQLVLAILMFIGSPAWIGLLGLATIALALCDTPASIIRADVGSVLFAWILAMWFAPKIASAVDILLRPHARHAFGGAGRFLVNFAIETVYSLLLCPILWISHTIFLLGLLFNREIGWIGQVRDDHAVPLTLAFRNLWPQTLIGWAAIGAVAATQPAALPYILLLAAGPALAVPFAMVTSWPRLGALAARIGVGRLPEETTTPQDLLALSLPALQSAVRPVVPTSV